From the genome of Triticum aestivum cultivar Chinese Spring chromosome 1A, IWGSC CS RefSeq v2.1, whole genome shotgun sequence:
NNNNNNNNNNNNNNNNNNNNNNNNNNNNNNNNNNNNNNNNNNNNNNNNNNNNNNNNNNNNNNNNNNNNNNNNNNNNNNNNNNNNNNNNNNNNNNNNNNNNNNNNNNNNNNNNNNNNNNNNNNNNNNNNNNNNNNNNNNNNNNNNNNNNNNNNNNNNNNNNNNNNNNNNNNNNNNNNNNNNNNNNNNNNNNNNNNNNNNNNNNNNNNNNNNNNNNNNNNNNNNNNNNNNNNNNNNNNNNNNNNNNNNNNNNNNNNNNNNNNNNNNNNNNNNNNNNNNNNNNNNNNNNNNNNNNNNNNNNNNNNNNNNNNNNNNNNNNNNNNNNNNNNNNNNNNNNNNNNNNNNNNNNNNNNNNNNNNNGGGCTGTGGGAAGCGGTGGTCGTgccggaggacgcggcggcggccgtCATCGCGAAGAAGGACAAGCCCGCGCGCGCCTACCGACTCGGTGCACTCGCCGAGGACCTGCTTCTGTAGGTGGCGGCGAAGAAGACGGCCGCGGAGGTGTGGGCTGCTCTGAAGGCGCGGTTCGTCGGTGCGGACCGcgtgcggccagccctaggcccggggggggggggggcggccagccctaggcagcccctctctcctgccctagggcgcgcggcctgccctagatTCAATAATtaagttcacatctctatgtgattaagacctaaaaagtgatcatgttttgcttgtgagagaagtttagtcaacgggtctgccacattcagatccgcatgtattttgcaaatttctatgtcaacaatgctctgcatggagctactctagctaattgctcccactttcaatatgtatccagattgagacttagagtcatctggatcagtgtcaaaacttgcatcgacgtaaccctttacgatgaaccttttgtcacctccttaatcgagaaacatatccttattctagtaaggataattttgaccgccgtccattgatctactcctagatcactattgtactccctctcttaacacagtgtatggtatacaatagatctggtacacagcatggcatattttatagaacctatgactgaggcatagggaatgactttcattctctttctatcttctgccgtggtcgggctttgagtcttactcaacttcacaccttgtaacacaggcaacaaaccttttctttgactgtttcattttgaaatacttcaaaatcttgttaaggtatatacatattgaaaaaacttatcaagcgtcttgatctatctctataaatcttgatactcaatatataagtagcttcaccgaggtctttctttgaaaatctagATGCTTGAGATGCTGGAGAGCAAGTAGCGAAGAAGATACCTGTCCACGTAGCGAGTGGTCTTCAAGGTAACCATCGACACCAGGGGAACTTTCACTTGTTGGAACTGGAAAATAATTGCGGAGGTCGAGCTTGAGGATGTGGCCTGTCCGGCGGCTGCAGGTGACGCCGCTCCACTGGCAGCAGTCGTGTCGTCCTTGCTGCCATGAGACGAGGCGATTGTCCGGGTCGCCTGTGATGTCGGCCTTGAAGGAGAGTAGTGCGGCCCTCTCGGCCGGGATGCAGCTTCCGTTGGACTTGGATATTCCAGTCGCTTTGGCGGTGGGGGTGGTGGTGGCTGCAGCAAGGATGGTTAGGAAGAGGAAGCTCGCTGCGGCCATGGCGTTGCTCTGGGGTCGGCTAGTGTGTGCTGGCAATGGCATGGAGGGGATGCCGAACGAAAACATGGTCATCAGTGGTGCAACTGTTACTGAAGAGAAATGTTGTTGTGTGGTGTATCTTGTAGAGGCTATCGGTTACCACAACTTGGGATGAGTCACACGCTACCACAGATTGTATCAGATTATAACTTTCAAAGGAGAAAAATTTGCTACCACAGATGTGACTGTCAGTCCGTCACTCTCTTGTAGACCCAAGACGTGAACATTCATGCTTGAAACCAATCAAATGATTTTTCTTGAGAATCCCAATCAAATAAATTGGTGGAGGATGTTGGCCCAGCTACATGGCGTGTTGATTACATTTAGGCGACacatgatgacgacgacgacgaagggAAGCTTCAGCTAGCCCAGTGCACTGCAGTGCAAAGCTAGCCTTCATCTATACAAACCACACGATCGATCTATACTTTTGATGGATGGATTCAGCAACCAGCACCAGCAACGCACGCGTACACTTTATTTGGGAGTGCCTATGCCTCACGCGACTGAGAATTTGTAGTCCATCTGCCAGCCGTCTGACCGGTACATTAATCGATGTAAGGAGACTTTCTCGTCGACGATGAAGGCATCGTGTCAaattcgtcaatctcaagatgatgtgtcggCTCAGTCTCTAGGTGCTCATAGGAAAAGTGTGTGTACATGCGATCGTTCATAGGGACGAGTGTACGTGCGTATAGCGTCTGCGTCTGTAATGTGTAAAAAGAAAAACGCtttatttattactccctccatcccataatgtaagatgttttttgacactataaCGTCTTATAttgtgagacggagggagtatatgtgagTAACTATGCTCAGGCGACTGTAAATTCTGTGTCGGCCTACAACCCTACTGATCGATGAACTAATCTTGTCGTTCGTATCCTGCCCTCGTACGTTTTCAGTGCGTACGTGGGCTTGTGTTTTCCATTATTCTTGCTTTTTTTGTCTGGCCTTGTAATTTACGTTGCTGTTCTACGATAGTCAGTCTAACACTGTCATGCATGTCTGATCCCCGTTGTGTTTGTACCAGTCTGTTGTCCTAGCACCATCTACAAAGAGCGAGAAGAAAGTAAGGAACATCTTGGAAGGGCTATGCGGCAATGCCAACAGGTATATTTCTTAACAGAGGGAGTATCTAACAAGAAGTTGCTCATGCATGGATACATTTTGTCGAAAGGTAATAAAAACGTGCTTCAGCAAAATTAGTCCCACATCTTATGATCCAAAATAACCATCTAAGCAAGCAATGGGACCTTGCACATTACGTGGCATAAGAAATCCAAGTAGTTCTGAATAATATTACACCATTAATGGGTATGCCATAGCAGGATACATATATTTTATGAGACGAAACCTTGTGGCATGCACAACTTCCACCGGCGGTACAAAGATACAATACGACACATCAGCAAGTTCTGAATGGTAAAGTGTTTGACAATACAATATAGAAATAAGTTCTTCAGGCCCTTTAATCTTGTAGCGATATCTTTGGTACTTGTAGCTTAAGTCACACCCATGGTCTGAACCACTTTTGCCAAGTAACAATAGAAATGACATAAAACCTGTCATATAGCCTGTCGAGTAGCCCAAAATAAGCATACCTCCATCTCGTCATGAAGAGAAGTCCAAAAAACACCATCCAAGCACCCGCCACAAAACCAATAATTGACCCAAGAAGAAGATCTATTTGAGACAAGCCATCTTCAGGCAACCTTGTTGGATCTTTGTTGGTTGGCGGATCTGTAGGAGGATCAGGACATTGCATTGGAATTGGATGTCCACAAAGACCGGGATTTCCAACATACATAGAAGCTGGATCATCTGTATTGAGGGTGTCAAGTTGATGCCCCGAGGGTATTCTTCCAGACAGATTATTGTATGACAAGTTTAAATAGCCCAGGTATGTCAAATCTGATAAGCTCTTGGGGATTTCACCAGCTAGTTTGTTCCTCGAGAGGTCAAGAGACTCCACTAATTGAAGTATGCCAATATTATACGGGATATTTCCACTCAACAAGTTTGATGATAAATTCAAACTTATGAGACCAACAAGGGAGCTTAGTTTCTCAGGGATTTCTCCAGTCAAATTGTTGCGAGACAAATCAATGCTCATCAAATATACAATATTCTCTCCATACTCAATCACTTTTCCTTTCATGACAACCGTGAAGCTGCCATTAGCCGTTCCCATACGAAGTGAACGGTACTCACCAATTTCTTCTTCTTCAAAGGGATCACGAAATATTGTATCAGTGTTACTCAAAGCTTTCAAGTTTTCTATATATGGCGGTATGACCCCAACAAAGTTATTATCGGATAAATCAAGAATACAAATAGCATGAAGTCCCATGATTTCAACTGGAATGTGACCAGAAAAGTTGTTTGATCCTAACCGTAGCATAACCAAACCGGGCATGGCTTTGCTGATCCACCCAGGCAACTCTCCAGTGAATCTATTTTGAGTTAGATCGAGGAAAATAAGACTCGGACATTGTCGTAGGAGCAGAGGAAATCCACTTGAAAAATTGTTATAGCTTAGGATAAGAGTAGTGATTTTCAAAAAGGAACTCACTGAAATGAATTTTGTAGAGTTATTGCCTGATGAGTTCTGCTGTTTCAGCTCTTTTTGGCCACAATCAGGAAGTTCCTTTGAAAGTAGATTGTTTGAAAGATCTAAGATCCGCAATTTCTGCAATCGACAAATCGACGTTGGAATAGTCCCAGATATAGCATTGGAAAACAGAACTGCAACTTGCAAATTCTGAGCTCCTAAATCTTCTACAAACCCATTTAAGAAGTTTCTGGATATGTCCAATAACTTAATTGTCCTTGGTAACTTGGGTATCAAACCTGTCAGTAGATTTGACTGCATCAAAAGTGTGACCACTGACATGAACTCCAGATTGATTGGTAAGTCGCCGCTTAGTTGATTCAGGGAGATGTCCAACCATGTAACTTCAGCAAAGGTAGTCCAAAACCAATCTGGTACCCTATCAACTAGACCTGTGTTTGAAATCATAAGTTCACGAATGCCCTTCTGCCAATGAAGCCATTTAGGAAACTTGGGACCCAAAAGACAAGATGATAAACATGCTGATTCCAATTTGAACGGAGGTACCCAATGCGAGTCGATAATAACTTCCAAATTATTATCAGAAAAGTCAATGTACTTTAAATTCATCAAACCAATAAAATGATCTTCTGTTATCACACCACTCAAGGTGTTGTTTCCAAGGTCTAAGTAAGTCAATTTTGTAAGTGTGCCGATCTCCACAGGCACTGAACCGCTCAAGTTGTTGTGCCTCAGGTCTAAGTAAGTTAAATTTGCAAGCACGCCAATGTCCATAGGCACTGAACCACTCAGTTTGTTGTGACTCACTTGAAGTATGTTTAAGCTAGTTAGGTTTGACACAAATTGTAATGTTGTGCCAGTGATATTGGCACTATCCAGAATCAACTGTTGCAAATTCTTCCAAGAGCAGCTGGGTATCGAGTCTATCACCTCTTTCATGTCTGTGCTGATGTTGTTGCCAGTGAGATCTAGTGACTTCAGATTACACATTGTTTTCAGTGCTCCTGGTATCATCCCATCAA
Proteins encoded in this window:
- the LOC123183376 gene encoding receptor-like protein EIX2 — its product is MVAASFLLLTVILATASTTAATSSVAINASRTSRSNGGCIPAERAALLSFKAGITGDPGNRLISWQQGAHDCCQWSGVTCSRRTGHVIKLDLRYDDSVQDYYSDYDPENHSLRGQVSSSLLALRRLKYLDLSQNYLLGDAKAMPGFLGSLQSLTYLNLSNMDFHGLVPPQLGNLSNLVQLDIQGDIFGLYSNDISWLARLHSLEHLNMRWVDLTGVADWVHRVEVLPNLAVLILFCCGLTVPSSFVHHNLTVLEELDLSGNQFSSPDTPNWLGGVTSLKSLRLAGCQLSGTFANKLGNLTLLENFDFGFNNVDGMIPGALKTMCNLKSLDLTGNNISTDMKEYIDFSDNNLEVIIDSHWVPPFKLESACLSSCLLGPKFPKWLHWQKGIRELMISNTGLVDRVPDWFWTTFAEVTWLDISLNQLSGDLPINLEFMSVVTLLMQSNLLTGLIPKLPRTIKLLDISRNFLNGFVEDLGAQNLQVAVLFSNAISGTIPTSICRLQKLRILDLSNNLLSKELPDCGQKELKQQNSSGNNSTKFISVSSFLKITTLILSYNNFSSGFPLLLRQCPSLIFLDLTQNRFTGELPGWISKAMPGLVMLRLGSNNFSGHIPVEIMGLHAICILDLSDNNFVGVIPPYIENLKALSNTDTIFRDPFEEEEIGEYRSLRMGTANGSFTVVMKGKVIEYGENIVYLMSIDLSRNNLTGEIPEKLSSLVGLISLNLSSNLLSGNIPYNIGILQLVESLDLSRNKLAGEIPKSLSDLTYLGYLNLSYNNLSGRIPSGHQLDTLNTDDPASMYVGNPGLCGHPIPMQCPDPPTDPPTNKDPTRLPEDGLSQIDLLLGSIIGFVAGAWMVFFGLLFMTRWRYAYFGLLDRLYDRFYVISIVTWQKWFRPWV
- the LOC123070894 gene encoding receptor-like protein EIX1; this translates as MTMFSFGIPSMPLPAHTSRPQSNAMAAASFLFLTILAAATTTPTAKATGISKSNGSCIPAERAALLSFKADITGDPDNRLVSWQQGRHDCCQWSGVTCSRRTGHILKLDLRNYFPVPTSESSPGVDGYLEDHSLRGQSLRRRFVCIRLG